From one Pseudomonas sp. S35 genomic stretch:
- a CDS encoding LysR family transcriptional regulator, which translates to MEFSQLRIFQAVAEEGSITRAAERLHRVPSNLSTRLKQMEEQLGVDLFVRERQRLQLSPAGKVLLDYSTRLLALHDEAHGAVQGGQPAGDFVLGSMYSTGAVHLPKLLAGYHKAYPMVNLQVQSAPSGELLEGLITGRLDAAFVDGPLSIATLDGVQLCEEKLVLICEADHPPVRGPQDVVGRSVFTFRRSCAYRARLESWFAHERVAMGRAIEIESYQGMLACVIAGSGVALMSQSMLDSLPGKDSVSVHPLTGQFATATTWLMWRKGMLGANLNAWIDLQQEGQAASLKDMRAIA; encoded by the coding sequence ATGGAGTTCAGTCAATTGCGCATTTTCCAGGCCGTGGCGGAAGAGGGCTCCATCACCCGTGCGGCCGAGCGCTTGCACCGTGTGCCGTCGAACCTGTCGACCCGGCTCAAACAGATGGAGGAGCAACTCGGTGTCGACCTGTTCGTGCGTGAACGCCAGCGCTTGCAGCTTTCGCCTGCGGGCAAGGTTTTGCTGGACTACAGCACCCGCCTGCTGGCGCTGCACGATGAAGCCCACGGCGCCGTGCAGGGCGGGCAGCCTGCCGGCGACTTTGTGCTGGGCAGCATGTACAGCACCGGCGCGGTGCATTTGCCCAAATTGCTGGCGGGTTATCACAAGGCCTACCCGATGGTGAATTTGCAGGTGCAGTCAGCGCCCAGCGGTGAGTTGCTGGAAGGGCTGATTACCGGGCGTCTGGATGCAGCGTTTGTCGATGGCCCGCTGTCCATCGCCACGTTGGACGGCGTGCAGTTGTGCGAAGAAAAACTGGTGCTGATCTGCGAAGCCGACCATCCACCCGTGCGCGGCCCCCAGGATGTCGTTGGGCGCTCGGTGTTCACGTTCCGACGCAGTTGCGCCTATCGCGCACGCCTGGAAAGCTGGTTTGCCCACGAGCGCGTGGCGATGGGGCGGGCGATTGAGATCGAGTCTTATCAAGGCATGCTCGCATGTGTGATCGCTGGTTCCGGGGTGGCATTGATGTCTCAATCCATGCTCGACAGCCTGCCGGGCAAGGATAGTGTGTCCGTTCATCCGCTGACCGGGCAATTTGCCACTGCGACCACCTGGCTCATGTGGCGAAAGGGTATGCTCGGCGCTAACCTCAATGCGTGGATTGACCTGCAACAAGAGGGGCAGGCAGCGTCGCTGAAAGACATGCGCGCCATTGCTTGA
- a CDS encoding TorF family putative porin encodes MLKSCIFLVSTLVACPLAEAQIFQRELGDFDLKLGTTPSRSMAQGLVKPTSPGSDSFHGGLDLSHDSGLYFGQFSPNMGLSSASTLEVDSYMGFKHPFDQTLGYEVGLIHYSYPKLSPLDSQEFYGGLNLLGNRFGASFSNDPDRQDSTLFADLGGTQPFGIGVSMKYTTHQLGTPASVDGGTISSFSDWSVQFSRAWKGIDLDLIYSDSSLNGGDCSAYSGHNSQCDGLLTLKAARSFY; translated from the coding sequence ATGCTCAAATCCTGCATTTTTCTGGTCAGCACATTAGTGGCTTGCCCCCTCGCCGAAGCGCAGATCTTCCAGCGCGAATTGGGCGACTTCGACCTGAAATTGGGCACCACTCCCAGTCGCAGCATGGCGCAGGGTTTGGTCAAGCCTACGTCGCCGGGCAGTGATTCGTTCCATGGCGGGCTGGACCTCAGCCACGACAGCGGGTTGTATTTCGGCCAATTTTCGCCAAACATGGGCCTATCCTCGGCCAGTACCCTGGAAGTCGACTCCTACATGGGCTTCAAACACCCCTTCGACCAGACCTTGGGCTACGAAGTCGGCTTGATCCACTACAGCTACCCCAAGCTCAGCCCCCTCGACAGCCAGGAGTTCTACGGAGGCCTTAACCTGCTGGGCAATCGCTTCGGCGCATCCTTCAGCAATGACCCGGACCGCCAGGACAGCACCCTTTTCGCCGACCTTGGCGGCACCCAGCCCTTCGGCATCGGGGTGAGCATGAAGTACACCACCCATCAGCTGGGTACGCCGGCCTCGGTAGACGGCGGCACCATCAGCAGCTTCAGTGACTGGTCGGTGCAATTCTCACGCGCGTGGAAGGGCATCGACCTGGACCTGATCTACAGCGACTCCAGCCTCAACGGCGGCGATTGCTCGGCCTACTCCGGACACAATTCGCAATGCGACGGCCTGTTGACCTTGAAGGCCGCTCGGTCGTTTTATTGA
- a CDS encoding S1-like domain-containing RNA-binding protein, translating into MALVGRYNSLQVVKHTNFGLYLDGAQDGEILLPNRYIPKDIPSEDEDWLNVFIYLDSDDKLIATTEKPKVQVGEFASLKVVEVNSIGVFLDWGLPKDLLLPYSEEKRQMTAGEYCVVHVYLDKHTKRITATARLDRYLDKTPANYVVGQEVDLLVAEATDMGFKAIINNKHWGLIHKNEVFKFLRPGKEEKGFIKEIRADGNISLSLQPVGQEAASSLNSKILAKLRENNGTLPVSDKSDPTVISNLFGVSKGNFKKAIGALYKQGQIVIHADRIELS; encoded by the coding sequence ATGGCTCTAGTCGGGCGCTACAACAGTTTACAAGTGGTTAAGCACACTAACTTCGGTTTGTACCTCGATGGTGCGCAAGATGGCGAAATCCTCTTGCCTAATCGGTATATCCCCAAGGATATTCCCAGTGAAGATGAAGACTGGCTGAACGTTTTCATTTATCTGGACAGCGATGACAAACTTATCGCCACCACCGAGAAACCCAAAGTTCAGGTCGGCGAATTCGCCAGTTTGAAAGTGGTGGAAGTCAACAGTATTGGTGTGTTCCTTGATTGGGGCTTGCCGAAGGACCTGTTGCTGCCGTACTCGGAAGAAAAACGTCAGATGACGGCCGGCGAATACTGCGTGGTGCACGTCTACCTCGACAAGCACACCAAGCGTATCACCGCGACCGCACGCCTTGACCGCTACCTGGACAAGACCCCGGCCAACTACGTCGTGGGCCAGGAAGTCGACCTGCTGGTCGCCGAGGCCACCGACATGGGCTTCAAGGCGATCATCAACAACAAGCACTGGGGCCTGATCCACAAGAACGAAGTGTTCAAGTTCCTGCGCCCGGGCAAGGAAGAGAAAGGCTTTATCAAAGAGATCCGCGCCGATGGCAACATCAGCCTGAGCCTGCAACCGGTCGGCCAGGAAGCGGCCTCCAGCCTCAACTCGAAGATCCTTGCCAAGTTGCGCGAAAACAACGGCACTTTGCCGGTCAGCGATAAAAGCGACCCGACGGTGATCAGCAACTTGTTCGGCGTGAGCAAGGGCAACTTCAAGAAGGCTATTGGTGCGCTCTACAAGCAAGGTCAGATTGTGATCCATGCGGATCGCATTGAACTTAGCTGA
- a CDS encoding FAD-dependent oxidoreductase, producing MVRSPIPPVAASLIAIAEHVLHIAPVSRAWKAAAPSNVVFLPPSLTKQTLLIQIALLRPSTVIVGDQSIDGDVIDQWRVSHPFGDLCLIRRGTSLDKIRLDLCESNGIRVVNTPGVNAPHVAAYIAHWLRLANGSIPHDISVLGYGNVGKELVKLLVDRDPDVRIKVLSPRGRAPEATGIVSTDSRVSFVTDWFEALQGASAVAICLSLNDESTQRIDQALIECMHRHARLICVAKPDVFSDDALQALSEAQDIQLVLDYGPTTLDAFRMRTHALGCSVTTWRRPATLTVQAATSEDCHCDLDYAVSVQLSLMALRGLVRRKLAHSLAIPSLHADTDAPHISIIGRGINGLLQAVMCRLANYQVTVYGGSRESDGASHKRVNMRHLSATETTAKPLHNDYLLSGNQHLAVECNRAGIELFEKLLADNPSLAQFARARVVRCYREDASGVAAAIGEQRDIENRPWPSGKTKGEFAEINQQQFLERYGVPGISRAIEVSGYDVEFIHLMDEIEALLQRSGVQFHIQHLSSVQIAELSREHFVVTAMGVEEPEVIPIIGWFFKLRAVGNEGAQMRGLKLQYDLPIGVMNCRLDGDCILVSGGQVPPDSASEYKEQILTACLAAVSLHFPMSYRSAIENGDLHIIECARPGTSDGLSIVYWAAHHQIAAGGTYAAGTTQALVWASLVQEIIQANQNLSVER from the coding sequence ATGGTGCGCTCGCCCATTCCGCCAGTTGCCGCGTCACTTATCGCCATTGCTGAACATGTTTTGCATATCGCACCTGTATCGAGAGCCTGGAAGGCAGCCGCCCCCAGCAACGTTGTTTTTCTTCCCCCTTCATTAACCAAACAAACCCTGCTCATACAGATCGCATTACTACGTCCGTCAACTGTCATAGTCGGCGACCAATCCATTGATGGAGATGTTATCGACCAATGGCGTGTATCCCACCCATTTGGAGACCTCTGTTTGATCCGCAGAGGTACAAGTCTGGATAAGATACGGCTAGATCTATGCGAGTCCAACGGGATTCGAGTGGTCAATACGCCCGGGGTCAACGCACCGCATGTTGCAGCTTATATCGCGCACTGGCTGAGACTGGCCAATGGTTCCATCCCCCATGACATCAGTGTGCTGGGATACGGCAATGTGGGCAAAGAGTTGGTCAAGCTGTTAGTTGATCGAGATCCGGATGTTCGGATTAAAGTGTTGAGTCCACGCGGCCGAGCGCCGGAGGCTACCGGGATAGTGTCTACCGATAGCCGAGTGTCATTTGTGACGGACTGGTTCGAGGCGCTGCAGGGTGCCAGCGCTGTCGCCATCTGTTTATCCCTGAATGATGAGTCCACCCAGCGTATCGACCAGGCCCTCATTGAGTGTATGCACAGACACGCTCGCCTGATCTGCGTCGCCAAACCGGACGTGTTCAGCGACGATGCTTTACAGGCCCTGTCAGAGGCTCAAGACATCCAATTAGTCTTGGATTACGGGCCTACGACATTGGATGCGTTTCGGATGCGTACACATGCGCTCGGTTGTAGTGTCACCACTTGGCGCAGACCAGCGACGCTGACGGTGCAGGCGGCAACCAGCGAAGACTGCCATTGCGACCTTGATTATGCTGTTTCTGTTCAGCTGAGTTTGATGGCCTTGCGCGGCCTTGTCAGGCGTAAACTTGCACACTCATTGGCGATTCCCTCCCTGCATGCAGATACCGATGCGCCGCATATATCGATTATCGGCAGAGGGATTAACGGCCTGCTCCAGGCTGTGATGTGTCGCTTGGCGAATTATCAGGTCACCGTCTATGGGGGAAGTCGGGAGAGTGATGGTGCCAGTCATAAACGTGTGAACATGCGCCATCTGTCAGCGACGGAGACGACTGCAAAGCCGCTACATAACGACTATCTACTTTCCGGAAATCAGCATCTTGCAGTTGAGTGCAACCGCGCCGGCATTGAGTTGTTTGAAAAACTCCTGGCTGACAATCCGTCGCTGGCGCAATTCGCGCGAGCGCGGGTTGTACGCTGTTACAGGGAAGATGCGAGCGGGGTAGCTGCCGCGATAGGTGAGCAACGCGACATCGAAAACAGGCCGTGGCCTAGTGGCAAAACTAAGGGTGAATTCGCAGAAATAAATCAACAACAGTTTCTGGAGCGTTATGGCGTCCCAGGAATCAGTCGAGCTATTGAGGTATCAGGCTACGATGTCGAATTTATCCATCTAATGGATGAAATAGAGGCGCTGTTGCAGCGCTCGGGGGTTCAGTTCCATATTCAGCATCTGAGTTCAGTCCAAATTGCTGAGCTGAGCAGAGAACACTTCGTCGTCACTGCTATGGGCGTAGAGGAGCCAGAAGTTATCCCGATCATCGGCTGGTTTTTCAAGCTGCGCGCTGTGGGTAATGAAGGGGCCCAAATGCGTGGTCTCAAGCTGCAATACGATCTGCCAATTGGCGTCATGAACTGCCGATTGGACGGTGACTGTATTCTTGTCTCCGGTGGACAGGTTCCGCCTGACTCTGCGTCGGAGTACAAGGAGCAAATTCTGACAGCGTGCCTGGCCGCTGTTTCTCTGCACTTTCCAATGTCTTACCGCAGTGCAATCGAAAATGGCGACTTGCACATAATCGAATGTGCCAGGCCTGGCACCTCAGATGGACTATCGATTGTTTATTGGGCCGCCCACCATCAAATCGCCGCCGGTGGCACCTATGCCGCCGGCACAACCCAAGCATTGGTATGGGCGTCCCTGGTCCAGGAAATCATTCAGGCAAACCAAAACCTGTCTGTTGAGCGATAA
- a CDS encoding DEAD/DEAH box helicase produces MFSQFALHERLLKAVAELKFVEPTPVQAAAIPLALEGRDLRVTAQTGSGKTAAFVLPVLNRLIGPAKVRVSIKTLILLPTRELAQQTLKEVERFSQFTFIKSGIITGGEDFKVQAAMLRKVPDILIGTPGRMIEQLNAGNLDLKEVEVLVLDEADRMLDMGFADDVQRLVAECVNRQQTMLFSATTGGSTLREMVAKVLNNPEHLQVNNVSDLNATTRQQIVTADHNVHKEQILNWLLANETYQKAIVFTNTRAAADRIYGRLVAQEYKAFVLHGEKDQKDRKLAIDRLKAGGVKILVATDVAARGLDVDGLDLVINFDMPRSGDEYVHRIGRTGRAGNDGLAISLICHGDWNLMSSIERYLKQSFERRTIKEVKGTYTGPKKVKASGKAVGVKKKKTDAKGDKKKTGAKSPTKRKIANRPKTDNLSLVSKDGMAPLKRRKPEAPAAE; encoded by the coding sequence GTGTTTTCCCAATTCGCCCTGCACGAACGCCTGCTCAAAGCCGTGGCCGAGCTTAAATTTGTCGAGCCTACGCCTGTGCAAGCAGCGGCCATCCCGCTCGCGCTCGAAGGGCGTGACCTGCGGGTGACGGCTCAAACCGGCAGCGGCAAGACCGCCGCTTTCGTACTGCCGGTTCTGAATCGTCTGATCGGCCCGGCCAAGGTCCGCGTGAGCATCAAGACCCTGATCCTGCTGCCGACCCGTGAGCTGGCCCAGCAGACCCTCAAGGAAGTCGAACGCTTCTCGCAGTTCACCTTCATCAAGTCCGGCATTATTACCGGCGGCGAAGACTTCAAGGTCCAGGCCGCCATGCTGCGCAAGGTGCCGGATATCCTCATCGGCACCCCGGGCCGCATGATCGAGCAACTCAACGCCGGCAACCTTGACCTCAAGGAAGTCGAAGTGCTGGTGCTCGACGAAGCCGACCGCATGCTCGACATGGGCTTTGCCGACGACGTACAGCGCTTGGTCGCCGAATGCGTCAACCGCCAGCAGACCATGCTGTTCTCCGCCACCACCGGCGGTTCGACCCTGCGCGAGATGGTCGCCAAGGTCCTGAACAACCCTGAGCACTTGCAGGTCAACAACGTCAGCGACCTGAACGCGACCACGCGCCAGCAGATCGTCACCGCTGACCACAACGTGCACAAAGAGCAGATCCTCAACTGGCTGTTGGCCAACGAGACCTATCAGAAGGCCATCGTGTTCACCAACACCCGTGCTGCCGCAGACCGTATCTACGGCCGCCTGGTCGCCCAGGAATACAAGGCGTTCGTGCTGCACGGCGAGAAAGACCAGAAGGACCGCAAACTGGCCATCGACCGCCTCAAGGCCGGCGGCGTGAAGATCCTGGTTGCTACCGACGTTGCCGCGCGTGGCCTGGACGTAGATGGCCTGGACCTGGTGATCAACTTCGACATGCCCCGCAGTGGCGACGAGTACGTGCACCGTATCGGCCGTACCGGGCGTGCGGGCAACGATGGCCTGGCCATCTCGTTGATCTGCCACGGCGACTGGAACCTGATGTCGAGCATCGAACGCTACCTCAAGCAGTCGTTCGAGCGCCGTACCATCAAGGAAGTCAAAGGTACCTACACCGGGCCGAAGAAGGTCAAGGCGTCGGGCAAGGCCGTTGGCGTGAAGAAGAAAAAGACCGACGCCAAGGGCGACAAGAAGAAAACCGGCGCCAAGTCGCCGACCAAGCGCAAGATCGCCAACCGTCCGAAGACCGACAACCTGTCGCTCGTCAGCAAAGACGGCATGGCCCCGCTCAAGCGCCGCAAGCCAGAAGCACCGGCTGCCGAATAA
- a CDS encoding DUF6279 family lipoprotein, which translates to MLRRLKLLVVLLTLSLVLAGCNRVGLAYRNLDVIIPWTLNDYLEMNAGQKSWFNDKLKEHLAWHCTTQLPGYLDWLDRLQQMVDANQVSDAALQARTQEAKQAIAEVAREITPSAIELLKGLDDQQVKEMNDALAKDLRKRQDDYLKPPLAQQISERAERMSKRLDAWMGPLSASQQNRVTAWSIALGEQNQAWIGNRALWQAQFIDAVQQRHSADFPQKIQQLLVDRERLWTPQYRVAYAQTETAARSLLVDVMAESTVQQRQKLTQKIDKVRADFQALKCLKGAQS; encoded by the coding sequence ATGCTGCGTCGGCTCAAACTGCTGGTGGTACTGCTGACCCTGAGCCTGGTGCTCGCCGGCTGCAACCGCGTAGGCCTGGCCTATCGCAACCTGGACGTGATCATCCCCTGGACCCTCAATGACTACCTGGAGATGAACGCCGGGCAGAAGAGCTGGTTCAACGATAAGCTCAAAGAGCACCTGGCCTGGCACTGCACCACACAATTGCCTGGCTACCTGGACTGGCTGGACCGCCTGCAACAGATGGTCGATGCCAACCAAGTGAGCGACGCCGCGCTGCAAGCCCGCACCCAGGAAGCCAAGCAAGCCATTGCCGAGGTGGCCCGTGAGATCACGCCATCAGCCATAGAATTGCTCAAGGGCCTGGACGATCAACAGGTCAAGGAAATGAACGACGCCCTCGCCAAGGACCTGCGCAAACGCCAGGACGACTACCTCAAGCCGCCCCTTGCGCAACAAATCAGCGAACGCGCCGAGCGCATGAGCAAGCGCCTGGACGCCTGGATGGGCCCGCTTAGCGCCAGCCAGCAGAACCGTGTCACCGCCTGGTCCATCGCCTTGGGCGAGCAGAACCAAGCGTGGATCGGCAACCGTGCCCTTTGGCAGGCGCAATTCATCGACGCGGTGCAGCAACGCCACAGCGCCGACTTCCCACAGAAAATTCAACAATTGCTGGTGGACCGTGAACGCCTGTGGACCCCGCAATACCGCGTAGCGTATGCCCAGACCGAAACGGCTGCGCGCAGCCTGCTCGTCGACGTGATGGCCGAAAGTACCGTGCAGCAACGCCAAAAGCTCACCCAGAAAATCGACAAGGTGCGCGCTGACTTCCAAGCACTCAAATGCCTGAAAGGCGCGCAATCCTAA
- a CDS encoding DUF2177 family protein, whose product MSKKSLFAYLGTLLAFLVLDGLWLGVLMGPTYKSLLGPLMLDQPRLLPAIMFYLLYVLGCVVFVVLPSASWQRAARLGALLGLVAYGTYDLSNWATLQAWSAGLAGMDMAWGTFLTAMCCTVGYLCAHRVRR is encoded by the coding sequence ATGTCTAAAAAATCGTTGTTCGCTTACCTCGGCACCTTACTGGCTTTTTTGGTGCTCGACGGCCTGTGGCTTGGCGTCCTTATGGGGCCAACCTACAAATCGCTGCTGGGCCCGCTGATGCTTGATCAGCCCCGCCTGTTGCCCGCAATAATGTTCTATCTCCTGTATGTCCTAGGTTGTGTGGTGTTCGTGGTCTTGCCAAGCGCGAGCTGGCAGCGCGCGGCGCGACTGGGCGCGTTGCTGGGCCTGGTGGCCTACGGCACTTATGACCTGAGCAACTGGGCCACGCTGCAGGCCTGGTCTGCCGGCTTGGCCGGGATGGACATGGCGTGGGGTACCTTCCTTACGGCGATGTGCTGCACTGTTGGGTACTTGTGTGCACATCGGGTGCGTAGGTGA
- a CDS encoding MFS transporter, which translates to MSPLIRLLASFIALMMAMGIGRFALTPQMPHLLNEGQIDLTGAGLIAAANYLGYLVGAVDSIFARSHHHVRGRLYGGLWLCVLLTLASYWAHGFWPHLLLRFGTGVASAWALVMITSLSQPLAIAAGRPRLGALVFAGPGLGIVLTGLLALGSNLLGQNSATLWLLYGVVALVMLLAILPFLPKPSTAAPVARDSEARSNGSITHLCWIYVLFGLGYIIPATFLSQMASAQLKGAWQADLFWPCFGLAAAIGVGVASLRRKDPATTRRWLMATLWLQAAGVFACLLGNGWGLALGVLLCGGPFLACMQLVMARLREVAPHGYQRSTGVLTASFAIGQLSGPLLASVSNHMSGGLQPALVIAGAGLLMAGSVLVSQQPAASAHEPARAVPVPGKTAHPGSTR; encoded by the coding sequence ATGTCACCCCTGATTCGCTTACTCGCCAGCTTTATCGCCCTGATGATGGCTATGGGCATTGGCCGCTTCGCCCTCACCCCACAAATGCCGCATTTGCTCAACGAAGGGCAGATCGACTTGACCGGCGCAGGCCTGATCGCCGCCGCCAATTACCTCGGGTATTTGGTGGGAGCAGTGGATTCGATTTTCGCCCGCAGCCATCACCATGTGCGCGGGCGCTTGTACGGCGGGCTGTGGCTCTGCGTGCTACTGACGCTCGCTTCGTATTGGGCCCACGGGTTCTGGCCGCACCTGCTATTGCGCTTTGGCACCGGTGTCGCCAGCGCATGGGCGCTGGTAATGATCACCAGTCTGAGCCAGCCGCTGGCAATTGCCGCCGGGCGCCCTCGCCTGGGTGCACTGGTATTTGCCGGGCCAGGCCTGGGGATTGTGTTGACGGGGTTGTTGGCACTGGGCTCAAACCTGCTGGGACAAAACTCCGCCACGTTATGGTTGCTGTATGGCGTGGTGGCGCTGGTGATGTTACTGGCGATCCTGCCGTTCCTACCAAAGCCCTCAACCGCCGCCCCAGTCGCCCGCGATAGCGAAGCGCGCAGCAATGGCAGCATCACGCACCTGTGCTGGATTTATGTGCTGTTCGGACTGGGTTACATCATCCCCGCGACCTTTCTGTCACAGATGGCCAGCGCCCAGCTCAAAGGCGCGTGGCAGGCCGACCTGTTCTGGCCGTGCTTTGGCCTTGCAGCAGCGATTGGCGTGGGCGTCGCAAGCTTGCGCCGCAAGGACCCGGCCACCACACGCCGCTGGCTGATGGCAACGTTGTGGCTACAGGCGGCCGGCGTGTTCGCCTGCTTGCTGGGCAATGGCTGGGGTCTCGCATTGGGGGTGTTATTGTGCGGCGGGCCGTTCCTGGCGTGCATGCAGTTGGTGATGGCGCGTCTGCGCGAGGTCGCGCCCCACGGCTACCAGCGCAGCACAGGGGTACTGACCGCCAGCTTTGCCATCGGCCAATTGAGTGGACCGTTGCTGGCGTCGGTCAGCAACCACATGAGCGGCGGCCTGCAGCCGGCGTTGGTGATCGCCGGTGCAGGCCTGTTAATGGCTGGCAGCGTATTGGTCAGCCAGCAACCAGCGGCGTCGGCGCACGAACCTGCTCGCGCCGTGCCAGTACCAGGAAAAACAGCCCACCCAGGAAGCACCCGGTAA
- a CDS encoding PA1414 family protein has translation MKEKIQNWLHDLGVALGLIEPPLQPVPIRTDDEQRRPRRR, from the coding sequence ATGAAAGAGAAAATTCAAAACTGGCTCCATGATCTGGGTGTTGCACTGGGCTTGATCGAGCCGCCGCTGCAGCCGGTGCCAATTCGTACGGATGATGAACAGCGGCGTCCACGTCGCCGGTAA
- a CDS encoding NCS1 family nucleobase:cation symporter-1 gives MTEQLPKGYSPRLYNQDLGPLPQKWTWYNIFAFWMSDVHSVGGYVFAASLFALGLASWQVLIALLAGICIVQLIANLVAKPSQQAAVPYPVICRLAFGVFGANIPAVIRGLIAVAWYGIQTYLASSALIIVVLRFFPQMAVYAEPHFAGLSYLGWFGFLSLWALQAAVFWAGMESIRRFIDWAGPVVYAVMFALAGWIVWKAGWSNISFTLSEKSLSGWQAFGQVIVATALVVSYFSGPTLNFGDFSRYCRSMQDVRRGNFWGLPVNFLAFSLVTVVIVSGTLPVFGEMLHDPIATVSRIDNSMAVLLGAFAFVTATIGINIVANFVSPAFDFANVAPSKISWRAGGMIAAVASIFITPWNLFNNPLMIHYTLDILAAFIGPLFGILLVDFYLIKKQKIDVDALFDDSPSGRYYFDGGVNWTAVKALVPATLVGVAITFTPALQGMANFAWFTGCFLGGLFFLVLARREQVRAPTPLVAG, from the coding sequence ATGACCGAACAATTGCCCAAAGGCTACAGCCCGCGTCTCTATAACCAAGACTTGGGCCCACTGCCGCAAAAGTGGACCTGGTACAACATCTTCGCCTTCTGGATGAGCGACGTGCACAGCGTCGGCGGGTATGTGTTCGCCGCCAGCTTGTTTGCCTTGGGGCTGGCCAGTTGGCAGGTACTGATCGCCTTGCTCGCCGGCATCTGCATCGTGCAGTTGATTGCCAACCTGGTGGCCAAGCCGAGTCAGCAGGCCGCGGTGCCTTACCCGGTGATCTGCCGGCTGGCGTTTGGCGTGTTTGGCGCGAATATTCCCGCCGTGATCCGCGGCTTGATCGCGGTGGCTTGGTACGGGATCCAGACCTACCTGGCATCCAGTGCGCTGATCATTGTGGTGCTGCGCTTTTTCCCACAGATGGCGGTGTATGCCGAGCCGCATTTTGCGGGCCTGTCCTACCTTGGTTGGTTTGGTTTCCTTAGCCTGTGGGCGCTGCAAGCTGCGGTGTTCTGGGCCGGGATGGAATCCATCCGCCGTTTTATCGACTGGGCGGGGCCGGTGGTGTATGCGGTGATGTTCGCCCTGGCCGGCTGGATCGTGTGGAAGGCCGGCTGGTCCAACATCAGCTTTACCCTGTCGGAAAAGTCCCTGTCGGGCTGGCAAGCGTTTGGCCAAGTGATCGTGGCCACGGCGCTGGTGGTGTCGTACTTCTCCGGGCCAACGCTGAATTTCGGCGATTTCAGCCGCTACTGCCGCAGCATGCAGGACGTGCGACGCGGAAACTTCTGGGGCCTGCCGGTGAATTTCCTGGCGTTCTCCCTGGTGACGGTGGTGATCGTCTCGGGCACCTTGCCGGTGTTTGGCGAAATGTTGCATGACCCGATCGCGACGGTTTCGCGGATCGACAACAGCATGGCCGTGCTGCTGGGGGCCTTCGCCTTCGTGACGGCGACGATTGGCATCAATATCGTGGCCAACTTCGTTTCACCGGCATTTGATTTCGCCAACGTCGCGCCGAGCAAAATCAGCTGGCGCGCCGGCGGCATGATCGCCGCCGTGGCCTCGATCTTTATCACCCCGTGGAACCTGTTCAATAACCCGCTGATGATCCACTACACCCTGGATATCCTCGCCGCGTTCATCGGGCCTCTGTTCGGGATTCTGCTGGTGGATTTCTACCTGATCAAAAAACAGAAGATCGACGTGGATGCGTTGTTCGATGACAGCCCGAGCGGGCGCTATTACTTCGACGGCGGCGTGAACTGGACGGCAGTCAAGGCGCTGGTGCCCGCGACACTGGTGGGCGTCGCGATCACCTTCACCCCGGCGTTGCAGGGCATGGCCAACTTCGCCTGGTTTACCGGGTGCTTCCTGGGTGGGCTGTTTTTCCTGGTACTGGCACGGCGCGAGCAGGTTCGTGCGCCGACGCCGCTGGTTGCTGGCTGA